The genomic window TGGTCGCCTCGTCCAGCAGCAGTAGCTTTGGGTTGGCATACAAAGCGCGGGCCAGCGACAACCGCTGCGCTTGTCCACCCGAAAGAGATGCACCGAGCTCGCTTATTGTTGTCTCCAGGTTCATCGGAAGGCTTCTTATGAAGTCACTGAGTCCACTTTGCAAAAGCGCGCTCCAAACACGCTCGTCGTTATTTATCTCCGCTTCTCCGGGCGACACATTGTTTCGAATACTTCCCGATAGAAGATGATCGTCCTGGAACACCGAGGCACACACTTCGGGGTGGACCTCGTAGCAAGAAATATCGTTTCCGTAGACGTAGACTCTTCCTTCGACCGGGGTCAGCACACCAGCTATCAATTTGATCAGTGTTGACTTCCCGATGCCTGATTCGCCCGTCAGCAACACAAGATCGCCATGGCGTATATCCAATGACAGATCTTTGATCACCCACTCATCAAATGCGCCGTATCGAAACGATACGTTCTCCAGGCGCACTGCCAGGGCATCTTGATCCACTTCGCGGAGAAGCGGGCGTTCTGGTACAGCCGGCTCATCGGTGATTTCAGCCACGCGGTCCGTATGAACGTGCATGGCTTTGATTCCGAAATAGGTATCGACCAATGTCGCTACCCGCCCGTTTGCGCCGTCCATGTATGCCAATGCAGCAACAACGCTCCCAATAGCCGAGGCTCCTCTCGTGAAGATCCATACCCCGTAACAAAGCACGGCCAATCTTGAGGCGCCGAACAAGAAGGTGCTAACGGCACGAAAATGAAATATCTGCTCCTGCATTTCGGCGTCGGCTTTCGACTGCAGGCCAAGCATCCCGCGCCACGTTTTCATTCGCTTGTCCAACACACCGAAGCTTCTCAGTGTGCGTAGCACCTGCACGGTTTCGAATAAATGCCCCTCCTGCTTCGCCGTCGCTATAGCCGCTTCACGTGTCGCCCCTTCGACACGTGGCTGTAAGCGCGATCGAATGACTATGTACAGCGTTGAACACACGGCCCATATCAACCCAAAGCCCGGATTCAGTGCACACATCGCGACGACGATACATATGGCAAAGAAGCCGTTGAGTGCTACCTCGACCAGCGAACCCGAGTAGAAATGACTTATCGTATTTATTGATTGAAGCTTGGATAGTGTTTCCCCAGCGGCACGAGTCTGGAAATAGCTCTCAGGCAATCTGACCAGGTGGCTGATAACCTTATCGAACCAGCCGAACCGGATCTTTACATCGAGAGAAACCAGCGCTCTGCCACGTAATTCGCTGACAATGAAAGCAAGAACCGTTACTAGCGCATAACCTGAAACGAGAGCGATGATGATCTCGTTGAGATTCTTTCCAGCGACAAGCTGATTAATGCTCGAAGCGATCAGCTGTGGTGCCGCGATATTCGACAACTCAAGCAAGAATGTTAGTGAAAGAATAAAACCAAGTGAGCGAATATGCGGACCAATGTGCTCTCGAAAGGTACGAAACAAATTTCCCACCGGTGACGGATACACAGCACGAGATGTGGGGGATCGATACCCTCTTTCCGAGACAACGAGAAAATGCGTGGCCAGGCGCGTAAATTCGTTGGAAGAAACATTTACCAGACCGCAGACCGGGTCATAGACCCATGCACGGCCATCGGCTTCGACAGCAACGATTACCACAAAGTGATTGTTTCCCCATGCAGCT from Dyella caseinilytica includes these protein-coding regions:
- a CDS encoding peptidase domain-containing ABC transporter; protein product: MNTPFMKKASVTAPFEIRQSQEGECGLVCIAYMLNHFGRATTMQALRRTFSVTGRGLTFGNLAEILGNFSLQGIASPTIPYVDGKASLPCIAAWGNNHFVVIVAVEADGRAWVYDPVCGLVNVSSNEFTRLATHFLVVSERGYRSPTSRAVYPSPVGNLFRTFREHIGPHIRSLGFILSLTFLLELSNIAAPQLIASSINQLVAGKNLNEIIIALVSGYALVTVLAFIVSELRGRALVSLDVKIRFGWFDKVISHLVRLPESYFQTRAAGETLSKLQSINTISHFYSGSLVEVALNGFFAICIVVAMCALNPGFGLIWAVCSTLYIVIRSRLQPRVEGATREAAIATAKQEGHLFETVQVLRTLRSFGVLDKRMKTWRGMLGLQSKADAEMQEQIFHFRAVSTFLFGASRLAVLCYGVWIFTRGASAIGSVVAALAYMDGANGRVATLVDTYFGIKAMHVHTDRVAEITDEPAVPERPLLREVDQDALAVRLENVSFRYGAFDEWVIKDLSLDIRHGDLVLLTGESGIGKSTLIKLIAGVLTPVEGRVYVYGNDISCYEVHPEVCASVFQDDHLLSGSIRNNVSPGEAEINNDERVWSALLQSGLSDFIRSLPMNLETTISELGASLSGGQAQRLSLARALYANPKLLLLDEATSNLDEANETHVMSSILAIRGTKLFASHSKQLEQYADVVLRLERSGEVSARHLVKVDESAVSRPSKLVEVLYRTVG